One part of the Tunicatimonas pelagia genome encodes these proteins:
- a CDS encoding ISAzo13-like element transposase-related protein, with the protein MPNLLNDIEEIASINSQAERCHNDTKGYLKITAASVEDYLVEIKGYAPTDFGKGTLNNVLNRCGYTLKKVRKSLPLKRIAQTDAIFDNIAWHRNRKTHGVLKLSVDVKDKVKVGNLSRGGYCRTLRAVQALDKDQHWQETLVPMGILQIESGQSTVVLGNSHETSDFIVDGLERWYELHKNQLTNYHTLELYLDNGPAVGSTRTQFINRMMQFACITELKIHLLYYPPYHSTATGPPGGITLLSESGLRWKTIGMAHCFPR; encoded by the coding sequence ATGCCTAACCTATTGAATGACATAGAAGAGATTGCCTCGATAAATAGCCAAGCCGAGCGTTGCCATAATGATACGAAAGGCTACTTGAAGATTACAGCAGCCAGTGTAGAGGACTATCTGGTGGAAATCAAAGGGTATGCTCCGACTGACTTTGGCAAAGGTACGTTAAATAACGTATTAAACCGTTGTGGATACACGCTCAAAAAGGTTCGTAAAAGCCTCCCACTAAAGCGTATTGCTCAGACAGATGCCATTTTCGATAATATTGCTTGGCATCGAAACCGTAAAACACATGGTGTTTTGAAGCTCTCTGTAGACGTAAAAGATAAAGTAAAGGTAGGCAATCTATCCCGAGGTGGCTATTGTCGCACTTTACGAGCAGTTCAAGCCTTGGACAAAGATCAGCATTGGCAGGAAACTTTAGTGCCTATGGGCATTTTACAGATAGAAAGCGGGCAGAGTACGGTAGTACTGGGGAATTCGCACGAGACGAGCGACTTTATAGTAGACGGGCTGGAAAGATGGTACGAATTGCACAAAAATCAACTTACTAACTATCATACTTTAGAACTCTATCTAGACAATGGTCCGGCTGTGGGCAGTACCCGCACGCAGTTCATCAATCGGATGATGCAGTTTGCCTGCATTACTGAACTGAAAATTCATTTGCTCTACTACCCACCCTATCACAGCACAGCAACGGGGCCGCCCGGCGGTATAACCCTATTGAGCGAGTCTGGGCTACGCTGGAAAACTATTGGAATGGCACATTGCTTTCCTCGGTAA
- a CDS encoding ISAzo13-like element transposase-related protein, with protein sequence MLSSVTKVINTIRNMTCKGINPLVSLIDKQYQKGIKLDKKQMRQREEYLFRNQQLPKWDVWIKPSFYMGRLFLH encoded by the coding sequence TTGCTTTCCTCGGTAACAAAAGTCATCAACACTATCCGAAACATGACTTGTAAAGGCATTAACCCATTAGTGTCTTTGATAGACAAGCAGTACCAGAAAGGTATCAAGCTAGATAAAAAACAAATGCGACAGCGAGAAGAATACTTATTCAGAAACCAGCAACTTCCTAAATGGGATGTATGGATAAAGCCCTCTTTTTATATGGGTAGGTTATTTCTTCATTGA